A genomic window from Acinetobacter chinensis includes:
- a CDS encoding acyl-CoA dehydrogenase family protein: MFELSARAQDFVERTKAFIKNEIEPVETEFWNEVHHLNQGGDWTKWQWPAQLEVLKKKAKDAGLWNMFLPDAELGQGLSVQEYAHIAELSGRSLIAPTVFNCNAPDSGNMEVLWRYGSEAQKEQWLKPLLEGKIRSVFCMTEPAVASSDATNMQATAVVDGDEIVLNGRKWWSSGLGDPNAKIIIFMAHTPDESKDRHHQHSMVLVPVDAQGVTIERMLPVFGDYDAPHGHGEISFDNVRVPVTSFIGGAGQGFEIAQGRLGPGRIHHCMRCIGAAEKSLELMIGRGMSRTAFGKEIIKLGGNLERVAEARVAIDQARLLTLYAAYKMDTQGNMAALTEISAIKVVAPSVLEKVVDMAIQIHGGMGVSRDTPLTGFFAQARSLRLADGPDEVHKGMIAKLELKKHGYGSRKK, translated from the coding sequence ATGTTTGAATTATCAGCACGTGCGCAGGATTTTGTAGAACGCACCAAAGCTTTTATTAAAAATGAAATTGAACCTGTAGAAACGGAGTTCTGGAATGAAGTCCATCATCTGAATCAGGGTGGGGACTGGACAAAATGGCAGTGGCCAGCTCAGCTTGAAGTCCTGAAGAAAAAGGCAAAAGACGCGGGTCTATGGAATATGTTTTTACCCGATGCTGAACTCGGTCAGGGCTTATCTGTTCAGGAATACGCACATATTGCAGAACTTTCCGGTCGCAGTCTGATTGCACCGACTGTATTTAACTGTAATGCACCTGACAGTGGAAACATGGAAGTCCTGTGGCGTTATGGCTCTGAAGCACAAAAAGAACAATGGCTGAAACCTTTACTTGAAGGAAAAATCCGTTCTGTATTCTGTATGACTGAACCTGCTGTTGCATCAAGTGATGCGACCAATATGCAGGCTACAGCCGTTGTGGATGGCGATGAAATTGTGCTGAATGGTCGTAAGTGGTGGTCTTCAGGTCTGGGAGACCCAAATGCGAAAATCATCATCTTTATGGCACACACGCCTGATGAAAGCAAAGATCGTCATCATCAGCATTCGATGGTGCTGGTCCCTGTTGATGCACAGGGTGTAACGATAGAGCGTATGTTGCCGGTTTTTGGTGATTATGATGCACCACATGGACACGGCGAAATCAGCTTTGATAATGTCCGTGTTCCTGTAACCAGTTTTATCGGTGGTGCAGGACAGGGCTTTGAAATTGCTCAGGGTCGCCTTGGACCTGGTCGTATTCACCACTGTATGCGTTGTATCGGTGCTGCTGAAAAATCTTTAGAGCTGATGATTGGTCGCGGTATGAGCCGTACAGCTTTTGGTAAGGAAATTATTAAACTGGGTGGCAATCTTGAACGTGTAGCAGAAGCCCGTGTTGCCATTGATCAGGCACGCTTACTGACTTTATATGCTGCTTATAAGATGGATACACAGGGGAATATGGCTGCTTTGACTGAAATTTCAGCGATTAAGGTAGTTGCACCATCAGTACTGGAAAAAGTGGTGGATATGGCGATTCAGATTCATGGCGGTATGGGTGTTTCAAGAGATACACCACTGACAGGATTTTTTGCTCAGGCACGCAGTTTAAGACTGGCTGATGGTCCTGAT
- a CDS encoding LysR family transcriptional regulator, with amino-acid sequence MNDIHNKTRIDMSVFHHIDINLYPLFIAVYEQKSISQAAHMLYITQSAASHALQRLRIHLQDDLFVRAGTRMLPTPFAEQIYLPVKNALYAIQNISRQKQQFDPLVIKTLKIAVHDEIEPIIFPKIIQHFQAINPDIQFLSSKVDRKNAVADLASQQIDFIIDLEQSYGEKVQYHNLVQDHFVICTHHESIDTASYLSAPHIGVSSRRTGTLLEDMYLQKNKLTRQIFLRCQHYSTALQVLEQYPSAMLTIPQGILDNLQMSSRIQVFEHPVNIPVLNMGIYWHKDIQENSRHQFLREEIIKIFA; translated from the coding sequence ATGAATGATATTCATAATAAAACCCGTATAGATATGTCAGTTTTCCACCATATTGATATTAATTTATACCCACTTTTTATTGCTGTTTATGAACAGAAAAGTATTTCTCAGGCTGCACATATGCTGTATATCACTCAGTCTGCTGCAAGCCATGCTCTACAGCGTCTGCGTATACATTTGCAGGATGACTTATTTGTCAGAGCGGGTACCCGAATGCTTCCCACACCGTTTGCAGAACAGATTTATCTGCCGGTCAAAAACGCACTCTACGCCATACAGAATATTTCAAGGCAGAAACAGCAGTTTGATCCTTTGGTGATTAAAACCCTGAAAATTGCAGTTCATGATGAAATTGAACCGATTATTTTTCCTAAAATCATTCAGCACTTTCAGGCAATCAATCCAGATATTCAGTTTCTGAGTTCCAAAGTTGACCGTAAAAACGCGGTTGCAGACTTAGCATCACAACAGATTGATTTTATTATTGATCTTGAGCAAAGCTATGGTGAAAAAGTTCAGTATCACAATCTGGTTCAGGACCATTTTGTGATCTGTACACATCATGAGTCCATTGATACAGCTTCATATCTGAGCGCACCACACATTGGCGTTTCTTCCAGACGTACAGGCACCCTGCTGGAAGATATGTATCTTCAGAAAAATAAGCTGACACGTCAGATATTTTTACGCTGTCAGCATTACTCCACCGCTTTACAGGTACTGGAACAGTACCCTTCAGCCATGCTGACGATCCCTCAGGGCATCCTGGATAATTTGCAGATGTCCAGTCGGATTCAGGTTTTTGAACATCCTGTGAATATCCCTGTTTTAAATATGGGAATTTACTGGCATAAGGATATTCAAGAGAATTCCAGACATCAGTTTTTAAGAGAAGAAATTATTAAAATTTTTGCTTAG
- a CDS encoding DUF7710 domain-containing protein, giving the protein MNSHNSIFIFKAENAALTSAVFSSFESMCDWIQKYYLSGMVIEYPLDVSSYDWAVENGYFARKSPIDSAPIFIASFVSAYQKQWHFKHGEILEEITEENQQ; this is encoded by the coding sequence ATGAACAGTCATAATTCAATTTTTATTTTTAAAGCAGAAAATGCTGCGCTGACTTCCGCTGTTTTTTCCAGTTTTGAATCCATGTGTGACTGGATTCAGAAATATTATCTCAGTGGTATGGTAATTGAGTATCCACTGGATGTCTCAAGCTATGACTGGGCGGTGGAAAATGGTTATTTTGCAAGAAAAAGCCCGATTGATTCCGCACCGATTTTCATTGCAAGTTTTGTATCTGCATATCAAAAGCAATGGCATTTCAAACATGGTGAAATCCTTGAAGAAATTACTGAAGAAAATCAGCAGTAA
- the pdxR gene encoding MocR-like pyridoxine biosynthesis transcription factor PdxR → MMNQKEFMELLRHNLEKNNDARLKVKFYQSLKSLVLSIQNTNDFKCPSSRFLSESFGVSRDTVEKVYTQLEDEGILYRIKGKGSFVYAKSGQYRQSAQNMQYDLAPESQQLEDLFFDQNLNFFADGIPEIRNFPFKKWYETEKQVLYSAGLSIYMKDNSAGNELLREQIAQLVNLHRHTQVSPEQVLIVNSTQQAMYLCGRVLLPENSQVILEHPYYSNAYHLFKHMHMSLKCIGLDAEGLKIQDAEQLENIRAVYVTPSCQYPSGIQMSEQRKRQIIEFAEKKNAYIIEDDYDAFMLKKEKNKAVFASDHYQRTVYIGSFSKYLLPGLRLSYLILPERLVEPFKRYRNYIDGSAPSQHIQVQLAHFMKNGEYAVYLHKMQQIYLKRYQAFIHYFNQYLAFYCELKEHHPSMQIACYFKNLKLAEKLEDALVKGAELKGIAITHLSQFYENDPEYGFVLGFSALNDTEIKACMLELTQMISAEIKRVNTK, encoded by the coding sequence ATGATGAATCAAAAAGAGTTTATGGAGCTGTTAAGGCATAATCTTGAAAAAAATAACGATGCCCGGCTAAAAGTAAAATTTTATCAGTCCCTTAAGTCACTGGTTTTAAGTATTCAGAATACAAATGATTTTAAATGTCCATCCTCCCGATTTCTTTCTGAAAGTTTTGGGGTTTCCAGAGATACTGTTGAGAAAGTTTATACACAACTTGAAGATGAAGGCATTTTATACCGCATCAAAGGCAAAGGTAGCTTTGTTTATGCAAAATCGGGGCAGTACAGGCAGTCTGCACAAAATATGCAATACGACCTGGCACCCGAAAGCCAGCAACTGGAAGATCTGTTCTTTGATCAGAATCTGAATTTCTTTGCCGATGGTATCCCTGAAATTCGGAATTTCCCTTTTAAAAAGTGGTATGAAACTGAAAAACAGGTGCTCTACAGTGCCGGTCTCAGTATTTATATGAAAGACAACAGTGCCGGAAATGAGCTGTTACGCGAACAGATTGCCCAGCTGGTCAACTTACACCGTCACACACAGGTCAGTCCAGAACAGGTGCTGATTGTGAATAGTACCCAACAGGCAATGTATTTATGTGGCAGGGTACTTTTACCAGAAAACAGTCAGGTGATACTGGAACATCCGTATTATTCAAATGCCTATCATCTGTTTAAACATATGCATATGAGTCTGAAATGTATAGGACTGGATGCCGAAGGTCTGAAAATTCAGGATGCAGAACAACTCGAAAATATCAGGGCGGTTTATGTGACGCCTTCCTGTCAGTATCCTTCTGGGATTCAGATGAGTGAACAGCGCAAAAGACAGATTATAGAATTCGCTGAAAAGAAAAATGCATACATCATTGAAGATGATTACGATGCATTTATGCTGAAAAAAGAAAAAAATAAAGCTGTTTTTGCTTCTGATCATTATCAGCGTACAGTTTATATCGGTTCTTTCAGTAAATATCTATTACCTGGATTACGCCTGTCTTATCTGATTTTACCTGAAAGACTGGTTGAACCGTTCAAGCGTTACCGCAACTATATTGATGGCAGTGCGCCATCTCAGCATATACAGGTACAGCTGGCTCATTTCATGAAAAATGGTGAATATGCAGTGTACCTGCATAAAATGCAGCAGATATATCTGAAACGTTATCAGGCATTTATTCATTATTTTAATCAGTATCTTGCATTTTATTGTGAGCTGAAAGAGCATCATCCTTCTATGCAGATCGCCTGTTATTTCAAAAACCTGAAACTGGCAGAAAAGCTGGAAGACGCACTGGTCAAAGGGGCAGAGCTGAAAGGCATTGCCATAACACATTTGAGTCAGTTTTATGAAAATGATCCTGAATATGGCTTTGTTCTTGGGTTCAGTGCGTTGAATGATACGGAGATCAAGGCCTGTATGCTTGAGTTGACCCAGATGATTTCTGCTGAAATCAAACGCGTAAATACAAAGTAG
- a CDS encoding DUF2474 family protein, translated as MKLSQKLSETQWFIVLWLGGFLALAVIAGLFRMLIQLAY; from the coding sequence ATGAAACTTTCACAAAAACTGTCTGAGACTCAGTGGTTCATTGTGTTATGGCTGGGTGGATTTCTGGCGCTTGCAGTGATTGCAGGCTTGTTCAGAATGTTGATTCAGCTGGCATATTAG
- the cydB gene encoding cytochrome d ubiquinol oxidase subunit II yields the protein MIDLSLIWIVIIAIGVFIYVVLDGFDLGIGILFPFIQGQQERDVMMNTVAPVWDGNETWMVLGGAALYAAFPLVYATVLSALYLPIILMVVALIFRGVAFEFRFKANRTKHLWDKAFIGGSILASFFQGMILGAYIQGIKVSNNMYAGGGLDWLTPFSVFTGIGVVVLYAALGCGWLIFKTELDLQNKMYSLMPKLIIALFVIFGAVSIYTPMAHPEIAARWFSQPQLMYFSPVPVLVVVFTLLILRACKQRKELSPFIYTLALVFLAYTGFMISLWPYVIPPSITIWDAAAPESSQLFALIGALILIPIILIYTGLSYWVFRDKVRVGDEGYH from the coding sequence ATGATTGATTTATCTTTAATCTGGATTGTTATTATTGCCATTGGTGTTTTTATTTATGTCGTGCTCGATGGCTTTGATCTGGGTATCGGTATTCTGTTTCCCTTTATTCAGGGGCAACAGGAGCGTGATGTAATGATGAATACGGTTGCACCTGTCTGGGACGGTAATGAAACCTGGATGGTACTTGGCGGCGCAGCTCTGTATGCCGCATTTCCGCTGGTATATGCAACGGTGTTGTCCGCACTGTATCTGCCGATTATTTTAATGGTGGTTGCACTGATATTCCGTGGCGTGGCTTTTGAATTTCGTTTTAAAGCCAACAGAACGAAACATCTGTGGGACAAAGCCTTTATTGGTGGTTCTATACTGGCGAGTTTTTTCCAGGGAATGATTCTTGGGGCATATATTCAGGGCATAAAAGTAAGCAATAACATGTATGCAGGTGGTGGACTGGACTGGCTGACTCCATTTTCAGTATTTACTGGAATTGGTGTGGTTGTGCTTTATGCAGCACTCGGTTGTGGCTGGTTAATCTTTAAAACTGAACTGGATCTTCAGAATAAAATGTACAGTCTGATGCCTAAACTGATCATTGCATTATTTGTCATTTTTGGCGCCGTGAGTATTTATACACCAATGGCACATCCTGAAATAGCAGCCCGATGGTTCAGTCAGCCTCAACTGATGTATTTCAGTCCTGTACCTGTACTGGTGGTTGTATTTACATTGCTGATTTTACGTGCCTGCAAGCAACGTAAAGAACTGAGCCCGTTCATTTATACACTTGCTTTGGTATTTCTGGCATATACAGGTTTTATGATCAGTTTATGGCCTTATGTTATCCCGCCATCCATTACCATCTGGGATGCAGCAGCTCCAGAAAGCAGTCAGTTATTTGCTTTGATCGGTGCTTTGATCCTGATTCCGATTATTCTGATCTATACAGGACTTTCCTACTGGGTATTCCGTGACAAAGTCCGTGTGGGTGATGAGGGCTACCATTGA
- a CDS encoding cytochrome ubiquinol oxidase subunit I: MNLGLTALELARIQFAFTVSFHIIFPAISIGLASFLAVLEWRWLKTQNPVYQDLFKFWVKIFAVAFGMGVVSGVVMSYQFGTNWSEFSRIAGSVTGPLLTYEVLSAFFLEAGFLGIMLFGWGRVGPRAHFFATVMVAVGTCISMFWILSSNSWMQTPQGFAIENGIIVPTDWFAIVFNPSFPYRLAHMAAAAFLVSALLVASTAAWHLLKGRRDDLVKKSFSMAMWMILILAPLQVIIGDNHGLNTLKHQPAKLAAIEGHWETNTDEGMPLYLFGIPDMEAEETKYAVGIPNLGSLIMTHSMDGEVKGLKEFAPEDRPNSTVVFWSFRIMVGLGMLMILLAFFALLLRKGGKLYENKWLHRFAFVMGPSGFIALLAGWFTTEVGRQPWVIYGVLRTKDALSPVSAEQVGLTLIIFVVVYCVVFGIGIYYMLKLMHKGPQFIHATPQGQVHSEEAVILASKRPLTSVEDSVDSEPSSTSEKPENDHQQEQK, translated from the coding sequence ATGAATCTGGGACTGACTGCACTTGAGCTGGCGCGTATCCAGTTCGCTTTTACTGTTTCATTCCATATTATTTTTCCAGCGATTTCCATTGGGCTTGCCAGTTTTCTGGCGGTGCTCGAGTGGCGCTGGCTGAAAACCCAGAATCCTGTCTATCAGGATCTGTTTAAATTCTGGGTCAAAATTTTTGCCGTCGCTTTTGGTATGGGCGTTGTGTCTGGCGTGGTGATGAGCTATCAGTTTGGTACCAACTGGAGTGAATTTTCACGGATAGCAGGCTCTGTAACTGGACCTTTACTGACGTATGAAGTCCTGAGTGCTTTCTTCCTGGAAGCTGGCTTTCTGGGCATTATGCTGTTTGGCTGGGGCCGCGTCGGACCAAGAGCACATTTCTTTGCCACTGTTATGGTTGCAGTCGGAACCTGTATTTCCATGTTCTGGATTCTGTCCTCAAACAGCTGGATGCAGACACCGCAGGGTTTTGCCATAGAAAATGGCATTATTGTTCCGACAGACTGGTTTGCCATTGTTTTTAATCCATCATTCCCATACCGATTGGCTCATATGGCAGCGGCGGCATTTCTTGTGTCTGCTTTACTGGTTGCATCGACAGCAGCGTGGCATTTGCTGAAAGGTCGCCGTGACGATCTTGTCAAAAAATCTTTTTCCATGGCAATGTGGATGATTCTGATTCTGGCTCCTTTACAGGTCATAATTGGAGATAACCACGGTCTTAATACATTGAAGCATCAACCTGCAAAACTTGCTGCAATTGAGGGGCACTGGGAAACCAATACAGATGAAGGTATGCCGTTATATCTGTTTGGTATACCAGATATGGAAGCTGAAGAAACAAAATATGCCGTTGGTATTCCTAACCTGGGCAGCCTGATCATGACTCACAGCATGGATGGTGAGGTGAAAGGTCTGAAAGAATTTGCACCTGAAGACCGTCCAAATTCGACCGTTGTATTCTGGAGTTTCAGGATTATGGTCGGTCTGGGCATGTTGATGATTCTGCTGGCTTTCTTTGCACTTTTACTCAGAAAAGGTGGAAAACTTTACGAAAATAAATGGTTGCACCGTTTTGCATTTGTGATGGGGCCATCCGGTTTTATTGCGCTGCTGGCTGGCTGGTTTACGACCGAAGTAGGTCGTCAGCCCTGGGTGATATATGGTGTTCTTCGTACCAAAGATGCACTGTCACCAGTTTCTGCTGAACAGGTGGGATTAACACTGATTATTTTTGTCGTAGTCTACTGTGTCGTGTTCGGTATAGGTATCTATTACATGCTGAAACTGATGCATAAGGGACCGCAGTTCATTCATGCGACTCCTCAGGGACAGGTTCACAGTGAAGAAGCCGTGATCCTTGCGTCTAAACGTCCGTTGACCAGTGTGGAGGACAGTGTTGACTCAGAGCCGTCATCTACATCTGAAAAACCTGAAAATGATCATCAACAGGAGCAGAAATAA
- a CDS encoding DUF2946 domain-containing protein — translation MLKRSGLLLAIATILLQIAVHLQPLLPEKYHIAPVCLSITHNLIASPLHSSETQVSAHEPHDIHSHLHFLKDYFDYHHEHVHDAHNHQCQYCTVYGDLVMPPELGVQEVFDRLNIRLITFEKAHKHIYFELQKLFLMPQGRAPPSLSA, via the coding sequence TTGCTGAAACGCAGTGGCTTGTTGCTTGCTATAGCAACAATACTTTTACAGATAGCTGTTCACTTACAGCCTTTGCTACCGGAAAAGTATCATATTGCTCCGGTATGTCTTTCTATCACTCATAATTTGATTGCTTCACCACTTCATTCTTCTGAGACTCAGGTTTCAGCTCATGAGCCACACGACATTCACAGTCATTTACATTTTCTGAAAGATTATTTTGATTATCATCATGAGCATGTTCACGATGCCCATAATCATCAGTGTCAGTACTGTACGGTTTATGGTGATTTGGTCATGCCGCCCGAACTTGGGGTGCAGGAAGTCTTTGACCGTCTGAATATCCGGCTGATCACTTTTGAGAAAGCGCATAAGCACATCTACTTTGAGCTGCAAAAACTTTTTCTCATGCCTCAGGGGCGAGCCCCACCTTCTTTATCTGCATAA
- a CDS encoding MarR family winged helix-turn-helix transcriptional regulator, with translation MDTSLKFRSVILKFSRMLSDEINTLLLEHQLNYSLWQVLHYIQQHQPCTSTEIAEYLNISRPSIAKRIQPLLKLQAVSQHSEADRRVRILRLTDSGQQLVIHCMHKIDQLEQELLEQSSDTDIQLSIKLIHQLTQQLQHKKSGVHHEH, from the coding sequence ATGGACACTTCTCTAAAATTCCGATCCGTCATTCTTAAATTTTCAAGAATGTTAAGTGATGAAATAAATACGCTGTTGCTTGAACATCAACTGAACTATTCTCTGTGGCAGGTTCTTCACTATATTCAACAGCATCAGCCCTGCACCTCTACCGAAATCGCTGAATATCTCAATATTTCACGACCATCCATTGCTAAACGCATTCAACCATTATTAAAGCTACAGGCTGTTTCACAGCACTCTGAAGCTGACCGACGTGTCAGGATACTCAGGCTGACAGATTCAGGACAACAGCTGGTTATTCACTGTATGCACAAAATAGATCAACTTGAGCAGGAACTACTTGAGCAAAGTTCTGACACTGATATTCAGCTGAGTATTAAACTGATTCATCAACTGACCCAACAATTGCAGCATAAAAAATCAGGTGTACATCATGAACACTGA
- a CDS encoding MFS transporter, giving the protein MNTENAPLWTRNFILVSAINFQLVLIFYLLVIVIVGYAVAELHASTAQAGLVSGLFIVGTLIGRLLVGRFLEKFGQKATLLTGLTGFLLFSGLYFIHFDVGMLLLVRFAHGFMMGMASTVLGTIIAQILPPARRGEGIGYYSMSSTLGTAIGPFMAIWLMIHTGYHVIFIISSFIAFCCVITAQFIKVPEIKKETRQCENTDTGKTAGFISKFIEKNALPVSLVMLLASICYSGVLSFIHFYAKEINLIESASVFFLMYAIAILISRPFTGPLLDRKGENIIMYPAFIIMALGLITLSFATHATTLLISAALLGFGYGNIQSVCQTIAIKSANLERMGFATSTFFIFLDAGLGFGPYFLGLALNWISFQQLYLYSAIFTLFCIVVYYVLHGKTAADIRKLPH; this is encoded by the coding sequence ATGAACACTGAAAATGCGCCCTTATGGACCAGAAATTTTATTCTGGTCAGTGCCATCAACTTTCAGCTGGTTCTGATCTTTTATTTACTTGTGATTGTCATCGTCGGTTATGCCGTAGCTGAACTGCATGCAAGTACCGCTCAGGCAGGTCTGGTTTCTGGTCTGTTTATTGTGGGTACGCTGATTGGACGCTTACTGGTAGGTCGATTCCTTGAAAAATTTGGACAGAAAGCAACATTACTGACAGGGCTGACGGGATTTTTACTTTTTTCTGGACTCTATTTCATTCATTTTGACGTGGGCATGCTTTTACTGGTCAGATTCGCACACGGATTTATGATGGGAATGGCATCAACTGTACTGGGAACCATTATTGCTCAGATTCTTCCCCCTGCACGGCGTGGTGAAGGCATTGGTTATTACAGCATGAGCAGTACTCTCGGCACTGCAATTGGTCCATTTATGGCAATCTGGCTGATGATACATACCGGTTATCACGTGATTTTCATCATTTCCAGTTTCATCGCTTTCTGTTGCGTCATTACAGCACAGTTCATCAAAGTTCCCGAAATTAAAAAAGAAACTCGACAATGTGAAAATACTGATACCGGTAAAACGGCAGGCTTTATCTCAAAGTTTATTGAAAAAAATGCATTGCCCGTTTCTCTTGTTATGCTGCTGGCTTCCATCTGTTACTCAGGTGTTCTGTCTTTTATTCATTTTTATGCCAAAGAAATCAACCTGATTGAAAGTGCTTCTGTATTCTTCCTGATGTATGCCATCGCCATTTTGATTTCCCGCCCTTTCACAGGTCCACTGCTGGACCGCAAAGGTGAAAACATTATTATGTACCCGGCATTCATCATTATGGCACTCGGGCTGATTACACTGAGCTTTGCCACTCATGCCACAACGCTGCTGATCAGCGCTGCACTTCTCGGATTTGGCTACGGCAATATTCAGTCTGTCTGTCAGACCATCGCCATCAAAAGTGCAAACCTTGAACGTATGGGCTTTGCCACATCCACTTTTTTCATTTTCCTTGATGCAGGGCTTGGTTTTGGTCCTTATTTTCTCGGACTTGCCTTAAACTGGATCAGTTTTCAGCAACTTTATCTATACAGCGCGATATTCACACTGTTCTGTATCGTTGTTTATTACGTACTTCATGGAAAAACAGCTGCAGATATACGGAAGCTGCCCCACTGA
- a CDS encoding nitroreductase family protein: MSNNFLELIQNRRTIYAIGKNVKHDAAYLTDLIQNAIKQSPSSFNSQSSRAVILFGAQHEKFWNIVKDKLKSYAKDEESAAKTSAKMDSFIAGAGTVLFFEDMNVIQGLQENFPSYADNFPVWAEHSTAIAQFAVWTALHTDGLGASLQHYNPIVDEQVHAEWDIPQNWKLRAQLVFGSVEAPAAEKSYMSDADRFKVFQ; encoded by the coding sequence ATGTCGAATAACTTTTTAGAATTAATTCAGAATCGTCGTACTATTTATGCAATTGGTAAAAATGTTAAGCATGACGCTGCATATTTAACAGACCTGATTCAGAATGCAATTAAGCAAAGTCCTTCTTCATTTAACTCTCAGTCTTCACGTGCGGTGATTCTGTTCGGTGCTCAGCACGAAAAATTCTGGAATATCGTTAAAGATAAACTGAAATCTTATGCAAAAGATGAAGAATCAGCTGCAAAAACATCAGCAAAAATGGACAGTTTCATTGCAGGTGCAGGTACGGTTCTGTTTTTTGAAGATATGAATGTGATTCAGGGTTTACAGGAAAACTTCCCATCTTATGCTGACAACTTCCCAGTATGGGCAGAACATTCAACAGCAATTGCTCAGTTTGCTGTATGGACAGCACTGCACACTGATGGGCTTGGAGCATCACTGCAGCATTACAACCCGATTGTAGATGAACAGGTTCATGCAGAATGGGATATTCCTCAGAACTGGAAACTGCGTGCTCAGCTGGTTTTCGGTTCTGTTGAAGCACCAGCCGCAGAAAAGTCCTATATGTCTGATGCGGATCGTTTTAAAGTATTCCAATAA
- the fumC gene encoding class II fumarate hydratase, translating into MQTRIEHDTMGDVEVPSEAMWGAQTQRSLQNFKIGGERLPRAMIRAMGLVKKAAAITNAELQQIPEELSGYIIGAADEVISGQWDAQFPLVVWQTGSGTQSNMNCNEVIANIANQKLGNPLGSQKPVHPNDHVNRAQSTNDSFPTAIHVAASLQINELLIPAVQKLRDTLNAKSEEFSEIVKIGRTHLQDATPLTLGQEFSGYVSQLDHGLKRLQQALAGLYELPLGGTAVGTGLNSHPDYAEKAAVQLGSLTGLPFVTAPNKFEALAGRDAAVFASGALKTLAASLNKIANDVRWLASGPRCGFGEISIPENEPGSSIMPGKVNPTQSEAMTMVVAQVMGNDTTINIAGASGNFELNVFMPVIAFNLLQSIQLLGDACNSFNDHCAVGIEPVREKIDYFLHNSLMLVTALNPVIGYENAAKVAKTAYKEGKTLKQVAVELNLVTEEQFDAVVKPEDMIAPNVK; encoded by the coding sequence ATGCAGACACGTATTGAACATGACACGATGGGTGATGTAGAAGTTCCATCAGAAGCAATGTGGGGCGCACAGACTCAGCGCAGTTTGCAGAATTTTAAAATTGGTGGTGAGCGATTGCCACGTGCAATGATCCGTGCCATGGGGCTTGTAAAAAAAGCTGCAGCAATCACCAATGCTGAGCTTCAGCAGATTCCTGAGGAACTGTCAGGTTATATTATAGGTGCAGCAGATGAGGTTATTTCAGGTCAGTGGGATGCACAGTTCCCACTGGTGGTCTGGCAGACTGGTTCTGGTACGCAAAGTAACATGAACTGTAATGAAGTGATTGCCAATATTGCCAACCAGAAACTGGGGAATCCGCTGGGTTCGCAGAAACCTGTACATCCTAATGATCATGTGAACCGTGCGCAGTCCACCAATGACTCTTTCCCGACGGCTATTCATGTCGCTGCAAGCCTTCAGATCAATGAACTTCTGATTCCTGCTGTTCAGAAATTAAGAGATACACTGAATGCAAAATCAGAAGAATTTTCAGAAATTGTTAAAATTGGTCGTACACATTTACAGGATGCTACGCCATTAACGCTTGGACAGGAATTCAGTGGTTATGTTTCTCAGCTGGATCACGGGCTGAAACGTCTTCAGCAGGCGCTGGCAGGGTTGTATGAGTTGCCTTTAGGGGGTACAGCTGTCGGGACAGGGCTGAATTCACATCCTGATTATGCAGAAAAGGCAGCTGTTCAGCTTGGCAGCCTGACAGGTCTTCCATTTGTAACTGCACCCAATAAGTTCGAAGCACTGGCTGGACGTGATGCCGCCGTGTTTGCATCAGGGGCGTTAAAAACCCTGGCAGCCAGTCTGAATAAAATCGCCAATGATGTCCGATGGCTTGCAAGTGGTCCGCGTTGTGGTTTTGGTGAAATCAGTATTCCTGAAAATGAGCCTGGTTCCAGTATTATGCCAGGTAAAGTGAATCCGACTCAGAGTGAAGCGATGACCATGGTTGTTGCTCAGGTCATGGGAAATGACACCACCATCAATATAGCGGGCGCATCCGGTAATTTTGAGCTGAATGTTTTTATGCCAGTCATAGCATTTAACCTTTTACAGTCCATTCAGTTGCTTGGGGATGCCTGTAACAGTTTCAATGATCACTGTGCTGTTGGTATAGAACCTGTACGTGAGAAAATTGATTATTTCCTGCATAACTCTCTGATGCTGGTTACAGCGCTGAATCCTGTGATTGGTTATGAAAATGCAGCAAAAGTCGCTAAGACGGCTTATAAAGAAGGTAAGACTTTGAAGCAGGTTGCTGTTGAACTGAACCTGGTGACAGAGGAGCAGTTTGATGCAGTTGTTAAACCTGAGGACATGATTGCTCCAAATGTAAAATAA